TAATACCTCTATCAATAACCCTTCTGTTTCTTTTTCCAACACCAGAATATCTTTGCGAATCTCTTCAAGGCTTCTGAGTGGTTTATATTTATAAAATTCTTTTGTAAAGCTGATTTCGTACCCAACCCTTGTCTTCTTCTCATCAATCCAGGCATCAGGCAGATGGGGTTTTACCTCTTTCTCAAAATATCCGTGTATATCCTCATTAAGGGGGACATTCTCATAATCCCGCAACTCAGGGTTTGGCTCAGGGTTGCCATGCTTGTTAGAGATTATGTCTGCTGTTTCGTCATGCTCTGAAAGGGCTTTTAATATTGCCTTATTCAAGGATTTGTCCGCATCAAGGTTTCGTTCTCTGAAAACATCAGCCAATACTGATTGAAATTTATCTCTGTTTTTATACACTGTATCCCCAATAGATTTGAGAGCTATGATAATCCTTTCCTGCAGATTTTTCCCTTCTTCTATCTCCTTAAGCTGTTCATCTATTTTCTTCTTCTTGCTTTCTGCCAATTTAAGAAAAGCCTGTTCATCCTTCAGCCGCTTGATACGCTCAGCACTTGCCTGAAAATTAAGCTGAAAAGGTCTTTCAACCGTAATCTTGTAATAGCCGAAAGTCTCATTTAAGAATATCTTACTCTTGTCTGATTCCTCAAAGGATTTGTAAATATCCACAATCTTACCCATCTGTTCATCTGTTATGTGATGCCGTTTATTCCCTAAGCTCTTTCGCATATTCTCAAAATATTCCCGGGCATCTATCAATTGAACCTTACCTTTTCTTTCTGTTGATTTTTTGTTGGTAACAATCCAGATATAGGTAGAAATCCCTGTGTTATAAAATAACTGGTCAGGTAAGCCAACTATTGCCTCAAGCAAGTCATTCTCAATAATCCATTTCCTAATCTCGCTTTCACCGCTTCCGGCATCGCCTGTAAAAAGCGGAGAGCCATTAAAGACAATGGCTATTCTGCTGCCATTTTCTCGGACAGGCTTCATTTTGGAGATCATATGCTGTAAAAATAACAATGAGCCGTCGCTGATACGGGGAAGCCCGGCACCAAACCTGCCCTCAAAGCCAAGTTCCTCAGCC
This region of bacterium genomic DNA includes:
- a CDS encoding type I restriction-modification system subunit M — protein: MNHNFQEKVNFIWSIADLLRGDYKQAEFQDVILPLTILKRLDDVLEPTKERVLEKNQELKERGIENKDLILTKVSGYPFYNISKFTFQSLLQDANNIAKNLRAYINSFSQNMYNILENFEFENEIKKLDEANLLYLIIQRFNETNLHPDIVANHEMGTIFEELIRKFSEQSNETAGEHFTPREVIRLMVRFLIAGNGGLKQKNIIRTIYDPACGTGGMLTTAKDDLEHINPTAKIFLFGQELNPKTFAIAKSDILIKGEEADNIKKGNSFSEDQLAGETYDLMLSNPPFGVEWKKVESDVRKEAEELGFEGRFGAGLPRISDGSLLFLQHMISKMKPVRENGSRIAIVFNGSPLFTGDAGSGESEIRKWIIENDLLEAIVGLPDQLFYNTGISTYIWIVTNKKSTERKGKVQLIDAREYFENMRKSLGNKRHHITDEQMGKIVDIYKSFEESDKSKIFLNETFGYYKITVERPFQLNFQASAERIKRLKDEQAFLKLAESKKKKIDEQLKEIEEGKNLQERIIIALKSIGDTVYKNRDKFQSVLADVFRERNLDADKSLNKAILKALSEHDETADIISNKHGNPEPNPELRDYENVPLNEDIHGYFEKEVKPHLPDAWIDEKKTRVGYEISFTKEFYKYKPLRSLEEIRKDILVLEKETEGLLIEVLR